A part of Desulfobacter sp. genomic DNA contains:
- a CDS encoding polymer-forming cytoskeletal protein, producing MGKNDRKNLSIIDKELKIDGSISSTGKLIIKGQVTGTIDGDVVIIAEDGIVHSSATKVSSLTIGGSFQGEVEASKELVILSTGTCAGKVVCQDLIVENGGVLNADVSCKTSGSMAMPKPNAKLSAAGKGGPKNEKHIEL from the coding sequence TTGGGTAAAAATGACAGAAAAAATCTGAGTATCATTGATAAAGAGCTGAAAATTGACGGCTCCATATCCAGCACCGGTAAACTGATCATAAAAGGCCAGGTCACCGGCACCATCGACGGGGATGTGGTTATTATTGCCGAAGACGGCATTGTTCATTCCAGTGCCACAAAGGTCTCCAGCCTCACCATCGGCGGCAGTTTCCAGGGGGAGGTGGAAGCCTCCAAGGAACTGGTGATTTTATCCACAGGCACCTGTGCCGGCAAGGTGGTCTGCCAGGATCTGATTGTTGAAAACGGCGGGGTGCTCAATGCTGATGTCTCCTGCAAAACCTCCGGCAGCATGGCCATGCCCAAACCGAACGCAAAGCTGTCGGCCGCTGGCAAAGGAGGCCCGAAAAATGAAAAACATATTGAATTGTAA
- the ruvB gene encoding Holliday junction branch migration DNA helicase RuvB, producing MGSDILSFSSDKKGVVSESLKQEDRAPEIVSLRPERFDDYVGQAAAVETLKIAIQAAKMRNEPLDHILLHGPPGLGKTTVSHIIANEMGKELTVTSGPTLEKGGDLVGILTHLGEGDILFVDEIHRIPKVVEEFLYPAMEDFAVDFVFDKGIHARSHRYRLKQFVLIGATTRVGLLSAPLRDRFGIFRTLDFYDVGELMVIIKRSAALLETQMTDEGALELARRSRGTPRIANRLLKRVRDYCQVKYKGRVTAGGVREALALEGIDDLGLTRLDRSYLGTIIEFYHGGPVGIEAIAATLQEETDTLVDVVEPYLLKIGLVLRTSSGRKASEKAYRHLKIDPKGS from the coding sequence ATGGGATCGGATATTTTATCTTTTTCATCGGATAAAAAGGGGGTGGTTTCCGAAAGCCTTAAACAGGAAGACCGGGCCCCGGAAATCGTATCCTTAAGACCGGAGCGGTTTGACGATTATGTGGGACAGGCTGCGGCCGTTGAGACTTTGAAAATCGCCATCCAGGCCGCCAAGATGAGAAATGAACCCCTGGATCATATCCTGCTTCACGGACCGCCCGGACTTGGTAAGACAACGGTATCCCATATCATTGCCAATGAAATGGGGAAAGAGTTGACGGTGACCTCCGGCCCCACCCTTGAAAAAGGGGGGGACCTGGTCGGCATCCTTACCCACCTGGGGGAGGGGGATATACTCTTTGTGGATGAGATCCACAGAATCCCCAAGGTGGTTGAAGAATTCCTCTATCCGGCCATGGAAGACTTTGCCGTGGATTTTGTTTTTGACAAGGGAATCCACGCCCGGAGCCACCGCTACAGGCTCAAACAATTCGTCCTCATCGGCGCCACAACCCGCGTGGGCCTGCTTTCGGCACCCCTCCGGGACCGGTTCGGCATTTTTCGCACCCTGGATTTTTATGATGTCGGGGAACTGATGGTCATCATTAAACGCTCTGCTGCGCTGCTGGAGACCCAGATGACAGACGAAGGGGCCCTGGAACTGGCCCGCAGATCCCGCGGGACCCCGCGTATCGCCAACCGGTTGCTCAAACGGGTCCGGGATTACTGCCAGGTCAAATACAAAGGCCGTGTAACTGCAGGCGGCGTTAGAGAGGCGCTGGCGCTGGAAGGCATCGACGATCTGGGACTGACCCGGCTGGACCGCAGTTACCTTGGCACCATTATAGAGTTTTATCACGGAGGGCCGGTGGGCATTGAAGCCATTGCCGCCACCCTTCAGGAAGAGACCGATACCCTTGTGGATGTCGTGGAGCCCTATCTGTTGAAAATCGGACTGGTGCTCAGGACCTCCTCCGGGAGAAAAGCCTCCGAAAAGGCATATCGGCATTTAAAGATTGATCCGAAAGGCAGTTGA
- the rpsI gene encoding 30S ribosomal protein S9, protein METGNVFYATGKRKDSVAKVWLVPGTGKIVVNKREMEEYFDITVNQDLLTSPLVLTDKGDAFDIKITVMGGGQSGQAGAVRQGISKALVIADPELRGVLKSAGFLTRDARKKERKKYGKKGARASFQFSKR, encoded by the coding sequence ATGGAAACCGGAAACGTTTTTTACGCAACAGGTAAGCGGAAAGATTCTGTGGCCAAAGTGTGGCTTGTACCTGGTACAGGAAAAATTGTCGTAAACAAAAGGGAAATGGAAGAATATTTTGATATCACAGTAAACCAGGACCTCTTGACGTCTCCTTTGGTGCTCACCGATAAGGGTGATGCATTCGATATCAAAATCACTGTCATGGGCGGTGGCCAGAGCGGTCAGGCCGGGGCTGTACGCCAGGGCATTTCCAAAGCACTGGTTATTGCCGATCCCGAGTTGAGAGGCGTGTTAAAATCCGCCGGCTTCCTGACCAGGGATGCCAGAAAGAAAGAGCGTAAAAAATACGGTAAAAAGGGCGCAAGAGCCAGTTTCCAGTTCTCAAAAAGATAG
- a CDS encoding Holliday junction DNA helicase RuvA: protein MIGYLEGRIIRREAESILLLAGHIGYEVLLDPVTLSRAVSEGDEDRVALYIYYHVTDRQPKPVLIGFLTPEDKEFFQLFITVSAIGPMKAVKALTCPVGEVARAIEDRDTRFLSQLSGIGKRTAEKIIATLNGKVTVFADAAADEIPEDTGSAGSVPAEQETVSRQVAEVLVEQLGHSAASARRMIKEAFERNPEISTPEDLFDEIYQENR from the coding sequence ATGATCGGATATCTTGAGGGGCGGATTATACGCCGGGAAGCAGAGAGTATTCTTCTGCTGGCGGGACATATCGGATATGAGGTCCTTCTGGATCCTGTCACCTTGTCACGGGCTGTAAGTGAGGGGGATGAGGACCGGGTGGCTCTTTATATCTATTACCATGTCACGGACCGGCAGCCCAAGCCGGTACTCATCGGATTTTTGACTCCGGAGGATAAGGAATTTTTTCAGTTGTTCATCACGGTGTCGGCCATTGGCCCCATGAAGGCGGTGAAGGCCCTTACCTGCCCGGTGGGGGAGGTGGCCAGGGCCATTGAGGACCGGGATACCCGGTTTTTGTCTCAATTGTCGGGTATTGGAAAGCGGACAGCTGAAAAAATCATTGCCACTCTGAACGGGAAAGTGACCGTGTTTGCCGATGCGGCTGCAGATGAAATCCCGGAAGATACCGGCAGTGCCGGGAGTGTACCCGCGGAGCAGGAGACCGTTTCCAGGCAGGTGGCGGAGGTATTGGTGGAACAACTCGGCCATTCCGCCGCATCTGCCCGGCGCATGATCAAAGAAGCCTTTGAGCGGAACCCGGAGATCAGCACCCCCGAAGATCTTTTTGATGAAATTTACCAGGAGAACCGTTAA
- a CDS encoding exodeoxyribonuclease I: MHFLFYDIETSGLSPAFDQVLTFACIKTDADLVELSREVITVKLRPDIVPSPAAFLTHGLTPEELDAGIPEYQAALKIHRLFNTPETISLGYNSLGFDDEFLRFLFYRNLLDPYSHQYANGCGRMDLLPVAAVYRVFCGNILSWPMLENGKSTLKLEHISRENRFQVSGRAHEAMADVEALLCMARIFQKEKKVWEYLLGFFDKQTDNQRIQELKSQNPAVNSQFKIGLMVSVSFGADRNYMAPVIHLGQSEPYKNQSLWLRLDKPDLLAEMDEENGIYNVFITRKRPGDQFFILPCLDRFWGRLNPEAAAACKDNLDRIHGDDGCFLKTAAYHRAYRYPDIPDVDPDADLYQGGFFSPFEKKEIASFHQALSREKDHSSLYQICRAFKSRRVSVLAARILARSFGAPLSGNAELSAHIKRLSGDGDAVKGYKNDEKFTCDSALVQVENIQSGIDTGEAEPLDKRQKAQLAWLKSHINKMSAFLADSF, encoded by the coding sequence ATGCATTTCCTTTTTTACGATATTGAAACATCAGGTCTGAGCCCGGCCTTTGACCAGGTGCTGACCTTTGCCTGTATTAAAACCGACGCTGACCTGGTGGAATTGTCCCGGGAGGTCATCACGGTTAAGCTGCGGCCTGATATTGTCCCTTCACCCGCAGCATTTCTTACCCATGGCCTGACACCTGAGGAGTTGGATGCCGGCATCCCAGAGTACCAGGCCGCCCTGAAAATCCATAGATTATTCAATACGCCGGAAACCATTAGCCTGGGATATAATTCCCTGGGGTTTGACGACGAATTCCTGCGGTTTTTGTTCTACCGCAACCTGCTGGATCCCTATTCCCACCAATATGCCAACGGGTGCGGGCGAATGGACCTGTTGCCTGTTGCCGCGGTCTACCGGGTTTTCTGCGGGAACATCCTGTCGTGGCCTATGCTTGAAAATGGGAAATCCACCTTAAAGCTTGAACATATCTCACGGGAAAACCGGTTCCAGGTCTCCGGAAGGGCCCATGAGGCCATGGCGGATGTCGAAGCTCTGCTGTGCATGGCCCGAATTTTTCAAAAAGAGAAAAAGGTCTGGGAATATCTGCTGGGCTTTTTTGATAAACAAACGGATAACCAGCGTATCCAGGAGTTGAAGAGTCAGAACCCGGCTGTTAATTCACAGTTCAAGATCGGATTAATGGTCTCGGTCTCCTTTGGTGCGGATCGTAATTATATGGCCCCTGTGATTCATCTGGGCCAGTCTGAACCCTATAAGAACCAAAGCTTGTGGCTGCGACTGGATAAACCGGACCTGTTGGCAGAGATGGACGAGGAAAACGGCATTTATAATGTTTTTATTACCCGCAAGCGGCCGGGGGACCAGTTCTTTATTCTTCCCTGTCTGGATCGGTTCTGGGGGCGGCTTAACCCGGAAGCGGCTGCGGCCTGCAAGGATAATCTTGACCGTATCCATGGGGATGACGGATGTTTTCTGAAAACAGCCGCCTATCACAGGGCATACCGGTATCCTGATATTCCGGATGTGGATCCCGATGCCGACCTTTATCAGGGCGGTTTTTTTTCGCCGTTTGAGAAAAAAGAAATCGCATCGTTCCACCAGGCCCTTTCAAGGGAGAAGGACCATTCCAGTCTCTATCAAATCTGCCGTGCATTTAAGAGCCGGCGGGTCAGCGTACTGGCTGCCCGTATTTTGGCCAGAAGCTTTGGCGCGCCACTTTCCGGGAATGCTGAACTCTCAGCCCATATTAAACGGCTTTCCGGGGATGGGGATGCGGTAAAGGGATACAAAAACGATGAAAAGTTTACCTGTGACAGCGCCCTGGTTCAGGTGGAGAATATACAATCCGGAATTGATACAGGTGAGGCAGAGCCCTTGGATAAGCGGCAAAAAGCCCAATTGGCCTGGCTAAAATCACATATCAATAAAATGTCAGCCTTTCTGGCTGATTCTTTTTAG
- the ybgF gene encoding tol-pal system protein YbgF, producing the protein MKRFLFYCCLLPFFLLMTACVGQEQYLVLENRVAAIERENNRRAAAQQDKANTLDRLKTDMSQGAKSSRENYAELKYEVQQLKERFYQVQGQMEELQHRLGTSDRARQENVEKRMERLDNAISKNYEKVIALEKYMGFEPSEPGPTEETAQSGPALTKDTEDGLYNFAKKLFDDGDKENARLQFENFINKYPESKKADNARFWIADSYYAEKWFEKAILEYQKVLETYPGSNKAAAARLKQGYAFAALGETANARLILKELIKRHPDSKEAKYAREKLKSIK; encoded by the coding sequence ATGAAACGTTTTCTTTTTTACTGCTGTCTGCTGCCGTTTTTCCTGCTGATGACCGCCTGTGTGGGGCAGGAACAATACCTTGTGCTGGAAAACAGGGTCGCCGCCATTGAGAGGGAGAACAACCGCCGGGCCGCCGCCCAGCAGGATAAGGCCAATACCCTTGACAGACTAAAGACCGATATGAGCCAGGGCGCCAAAAGCTCCAGGGAGAATTACGCTGAACTCAAGTACGAGGTACAGCAGCTCAAGGAGCGTTTTTACCAGGTTCAGGGGCAGATGGAAGAACTCCAGCACCGCCTGGGCACCAGTGACCGGGCCCGGCAGGAAAATGTTGAAAAGCGCATGGAGCGCCTGGATAATGCCATTTCCAAAAATTACGAGAAGGTAATTGCCCTTGAAAAATATATGGGCTTTGAGCCTTCCGAACCGGGCCCGACTGAAGAAACGGCTCAATCCGGCCCGGCCCTGACCAAGGATACGGAAGATGGGCTCTATAATTTCGCCAAAAAGCTCTTTGACGATGGCGACAAGGAAAATGCGCGGCTTCAGTTTGAAAACTTCATAAACAAGTATCCCGAATCAAAAAAGGCGGATAACGCCAGGTTCTGGATTGCCGATTCCTATTACGCGGAAAAATGGTTTGAAAAAGCCATTCTTGAATACCAGAAGGTGCTTGAGACCTATCCAGGCTCAAATAAGGCTGCTGCTGCGCGTCTCAAACAGGGGTATGCCTTTGCCGCCCTGGGGGAAACGGCCAATGCGCGGCTTATACTCAAGGAACTGATTAAGCGGCATCCCGACTCCAAAGAGGCAAAATATGCCCGGGAGAAGCTCAAAAGTATTAAATGA
- the rplM gene encoding 50S ribosomal protein L13, with protein MKKYTYSAKRSDNKENWCVIDAKDMVLGRLASQVAYRIRGKHNPLYTPHVDMGDWVIVINADKVKLTGNKMGQKTYYRHSGYMGGIKSTSVKEMFEKKPEEVLRKAVRGMLPKNRLGRKLGKKLFVYTGDQHPHAAQKPEVVEI; from the coding sequence TTGAAAAAATATACATATAGTGCGAAAAGATCTGACAACAAAGAAAATTGGTGCGTGATTGATGCAAAAGACATGGTGCTCGGGCGCCTTGCATCACAGGTTGCTTACAGGATCCGCGGAAAGCATAATCCCCTTTATACTCCCCATGTGGATATGGGCGATTGGGTGATTGTTATCAATGCCGACAAGGTTAAGCTGACCGGTAACAAAATGGGCCAGAAAACCTATTACAGGCATTCCGGTTACATGGGCGGTATCAAATCAACCTCCGTCAAAGAAATGTTTGAGAAAAAACCGGAAGAAGTGCTCCGGAAGGCTGTGCGCGGGATGCTTCCCAAGAACAGACTGGGCCGGAAGCTTGGCAAAAAATTATTCGTATATACAGGCGATCAGCATCCCCACGCTGCTCAGAAGCCTGAAGTTGTTGAAATTTAA
- a CDS encoding crossover junction endodeoxyribonuclease RuvC gives MKVIGIDPGLAGTGIGLVLGNGREIAGYSFGSIATDAKDPTPARLHKIYTKTKEFLKEQSPDLVVIEDIYSLEKYPGSGIMLGKVSGILLLAAFEAGAQVREVSVREVKKVVSGSGSADKHQVERSVRHLVNHHEPIRPFHASDALGLALTGLYRYGR, from the coding sequence ATGAAGGTGATTGGAATTGACCCGGGACTTGCCGGTACGGGGATCGGACTTGTCCTGGGAAACGGCCGGGAGATTGCAGGATATTCTTTCGGAAGTATTGCAACGGATGCCAAAGATCCTACCCCTGCCAGGCTGCACAAGATTTACACGAAAACAAAAGAATTCCTCAAGGAACAATCTCCCGATCTTGTGGTGATAGAGGATATCTACTCCCTTGAAAAATATCCCGGATCGGGTATTATGCTGGGCAAAGTCTCAGGGATACTGTTGCTGGCGGCTTTCGAAGCCGGGGCACAGGTCCGTGAGGTGTCGGTCCGTGAGGTTAAAAAGGTGGTGTCTGGAAGCGGTAGTGCTGATAAGCACCAGGTGGAACGCTCCGTGCGGCATCTGGTAAACCACCACGAGCCCATTCGCCCCTTCCACGCCTCGGACGCCCTGGGACTGGCGCTGACCGGATTATACAGGTATGGGCGGTAG
- the pal gene encoding peptidoglycan-associated lipoprotein Pal, translated as MERKLWMRLMMAVLVAGLMMTVSCAQKKVVTEPTTVEDKAKAEAEAAAEKARIEAERIKAQELAEKLAKEQAAKIAAAKNRFVNQNIHFEYDSAELSSMAKMLLKEKAEWLNANPAAAVTIQGHCDERGTTEYNLALGERRAQAARNYLVDLGISAGRLDMISYGEERPIDPAKTPEAFRKNRRAQFVIK; from the coding sequence ATGGAAAGAAAATTGTGGATGAGACTGATGATGGCCGTGCTGGTGGCAGGATTGATGATGACAGTTTCCTGTGCCCAGAAGAAGGTTGTGACTGAACCGACTACCGTTGAAGACAAGGCCAAGGCAGAAGCAGAGGCCGCTGCTGAAAAGGCCCGGATTGAAGCCGAGCGGATCAAGGCCCAGGAACTTGCCGAAAAGCTCGCCAAAGAGCAAGCCGCTAAAATTGCCGCGGCAAAAAACAGGTTCGTCAACCAGAATATCCATTTTGAGTATGACAGTGCGGAACTCAGCTCCATGGCCAAGATGCTGCTCAAGGAAAAGGCGGAATGGCTGAATGCCAATCCCGCGGCAGCGGTTACCATCCAGGGGCACTGCGATGAGCGGGGCACCACTGAATACAACCTTGCCCTGGGCGAACGCCGGGCACAGGCCGCCAGAAACTATCTTGTGGACCTCGGTATCTCCGCCGGACGTCTGGACATGATCAGCTACGGCGAAGAACGCCCCATTGATCCTGCCAAAACACCGGAAGCCTTCCGTAAAAACAGGCGGGCCCAGTTTGTAATTAAATAG
- the tolB gene encoding Tol-Pal system beta propeller repeat protein TolB, with protein MYCLRWKSVLSPLLPILVFLSLGMVPQAVARDYDYINISNPFLNKTPVAVTRFKAFTGSDAEVKGGGYAEEVLKAALDFTGYLKVMDSAAFLSDPAVSGIQLGQIHFKDWTSIGAELLITGGIEASQGQVKLRLRLFDTYNTKLVVGKIYTGTPKQIRKMIHMFCSEISMKLTGSYGIFGTRMTFVSTVGGNKEIFVSDFDGNNPKQISHHKSISLSPAWSHDGKWLAYVSYAKGGPDIFIKNLKEKRGAVVNYKGINISPDWSPVQLQLAATLSFSGNQEIYLLTKKGEIIKRVTKSWGANVSPKFSPDGRKIAFTSSRGGNPQVYVKDLESGEVNRVTFEGRYNTSPAWSPDGKKIAYVGIDKNRINIFVIPLDPEPGAPVQLTKDAGSNEDPCWSPDGSLIVFKSDREGGRAALYVMTAAGTDQRRLLSLKGEQSQPDWSGSTGFENGY; from the coding sequence ATGTATTGTCTGAGATGGAAATCCGTATTATCACCCCTGTTGCCGATACTCGTCTTTTTATCCCTGGGAATGGTGCCGCAGGCCGTGGCCAGGGATTACGATTATATCAATATCAGCAATCCGTTTTTAAATAAGACACCCGTGGCAGTCACCCGGTTTAAGGCGTTCACCGGCAGTGACGCCGAGGTAAAAGGCGGTGGCTATGCCGAAGAGGTGCTCAAGGCGGCCCTTGATTTCACCGGATATTTAAAGGTGATGGATTCCGCGGCCTTTCTATCGGATCCGGCCGTATCCGGTATCCAGCTGGGGCAGATTCATTTCAAGGACTGGACTTCCATTGGCGCTGAACTTCTCATAACGGGAGGGATCGAAGCGTCCCAAGGGCAGGTCAAATTAAGGCTCCGTCTGTTTGACACCTATAATACCAAGCTGGTTGTCGGCAAAATTTACACCGGAACCCCCAAACAGATCCGTAAAATGATTCATATGTTCTGTTCCGAGATCTCCATGAAACTGACCGGCAGTTATGGGATTTTTGGCACCCGGATGACCTTTGTATCTACGGTGGGGGGAAATAAAGAGATTTTTGTTTCCGATTTTGATGGCAACAACCCCAAACAGATTAGCCATCACAAAAGCATTTCTTTGTCCCCTGCCTGGTCCCATGACGGAAAATGGCTGGCCTATGTCTCCTATGCCAAAGGCGGCCCGGATATTTTTATCAAAAATTTAAAGGAAAAAAGAGGGGCGGTGGTCAACTACAAGGGAATCAATATTTCTCCGGACTGGAGCCCTGTGCAGTTGCAACTTGCGGCTACACTCAGCTTTTCAGGAAACCAGGAAATATATTTGTTGACCAAAAAGGGAGAAATTATTAAAAGAGTTACCAAGAGTTGGGGGGCCAATGTCTCTCCGAAATTTTCTCCCGACGGCCGGAAAATAGCGTTTACCTCCAGCCGGGGAGGGAATCCCCAGGTCTACGTTAAGGATCTTGAATCCGGTGAAGTCAACCGCGTCACCTTTGAAGGGCGCTACAATACCTCGCCGGCCTGGTCGCCTGACGGTAAGAAGATTGCCTATGTGGGCATAGATAAAAACCGGATTAATATTTTTGTTATCCCCCTTGATCCGGAGCCCGGGGCGCCTGTTCAACTAACAAAGGACGCGGGCAGTAATGAAGACCCCTGCTGGTCGCCTGACGGCAGCCTTATCGTCTTTAAATCCGACCGGGAGGGCGGCCGGGCAGCGCTGTATGTTATGACCGCGGCCGGGACCGACCAGCGACGGCTGTTATCCCTTAAAGGAGAACAGAGCCAGCCGGATTGGTCCGGATCCACGGGGTTTGAAAACGGATACTAA
- a CDS encoding succinylglutamate desuccinylase/aspartoacylase family protein produces the protein MLLPAMGTAGQKTHTVYFEGEQNELHVYRIFGSKPGKTLLIVGGIQGDEPAGFIAADFYVDLSLEQGNLIVVPRANFPSILKKERQINQDMNRKFMDDHTSNYEAKVVDVLKKLICESDCFLNLHEGSGFYSFDWEGPERNPQKFGQSVIADDDFLNTGGEEDREKKINLQEMALEVIEKINRGIMDERQYFHFNNHRTGHPDSRHKEQRRSATYYAMNVCKIPAFGIESAKSLPLEQKVRQHILGVDGFMSLLGIVPKSPGIDLIEPEMSYMVISVNDSIPVVVGKMQRLKLRKGDVIQVLDIVANYRRGLSVDVIGLGNEFNDMKKKLKITEPTRIEAKKDFYACGSVFLDVGEQAEAEQVPQLTLGESGRVEGLRYKLKINGATRVIDNYGRIGLNRGDKLVIVDLLSGDVDPSEYIVNFKGFVGNKSLNNGEDRGYVIDTGAGVLMPRYSTEKKGLKYQVVTTLDGKEVGKLYIDIQS, from the coding sequence TTGCTGTTACCGGCAATGGGGACTGCCGGCCAGAAAACCCATACGGTGTATTTTGAAGGAGAACAGAATGAACTCCACGTATATCGTATTTTCGGGTCAAAGCCGGGGAAAACCCTGTTAATCGTCGGCGGCATCCAGGGAGACGAGCCTGCCGGATTCATTGCCGCTGATTTTTACGTGGATCTTTCACTGGAACAGGGGAATCTCATCGTTGTGCCCCGGGCGAATTTCCCTTCCATCCTGAAAAAAGAACGGCAGATCAACCAGGATATGAACCGGAAATTTATGGATGACCACACCAGCAATTATGAGGCTAAGGTGGTGGATGTCCTGAAGAAACTGATCTGCGAAAGTGATTGCTTTTTAAATCTCCATGAAGGATCAGGCTTTTATTCCTTTGACTGGGAGGGGCCGGAGCGAAACCCCCAGAAATTCGGGCAGTCCGTGATTGCCGATGATGATTTCCTGAACACCGGCGGGGAGGAGGACAGGGAAAAGAAAATCAATCTTCAGGAGATGGCGCTGGAGGTGATTGAAAAAATCAACCGGGGTATAATGGATGAACGGCAGTATTTTCATTTTAATAATCACCGGACCGGGCATCCCGATTCCCGGCATAAAGAGCAGCGAAGGTCCGCCACCTATTATGCCATGAATGTCTGTAAAATACCGGCATTCGGCATTGAATCGGCAAAATCCCTGCCCCTGGAGCAGAAGGTGCGCCAGCACATCCTCGGGGTGGACGGGTTTATGTCGCTGCTGGGCATTGTCCCCAAATCCCCGGGCATTGATCTGATAGAGCCGGAAATGTCCTATATGGTAATTTCCGTTAACGATTCCATTCCCGTCGTGGTGGGCAAGATGCAGCGCCTGAAGCTTCGAAAGGGAGATGTCATCCAGGTGCTTGACATTGTGGCCAACTACAGGCGGGGATTGAGTGTTGATGTCATCGGGCTGGGCAACGAATTCAATGATATGAAAAAAAAGCTGAAAATCACCGAGCCCACCCGCATAGAAGCTAAAAAGGATTTCTACGCCTGCGGCAGCGTTTTCCTGGATGTGGGAGAGCAGGCGGAGGCGGAACAGGTGCCACAATTGACCCTTGGCGAATCAGGCCGTGTGGAGGGACTGAGGTATAAGCTTAAGATCAACGGCGCCACAAGGGTGATTGACAATTACGGACGAATTGGTCTGAACAGGGGGGACAAGCTGGTGATTGTGGATCTTCTTTCCGGAGATGTGGATCCCTCGGAATATATTGTCAATTTTAAGGGATTTGTGGGGAACAAAAGTCTGAATAACGGCGAAGACCGGGGCTACGTCATTGATACCGGCGCCGGTGTACTGATGCCCAGGTACTCCACTGAAAAAAAGGGCCTCAAGTATCAGGTGGTCACCACCCTGGACGGAAAAGAGGTCGGAAAGCTATATATTGATATTCAATCATAG
- a CDS encoding L,D-transpeptidase family protein: MRLIRIIGSIVFSLLFLSMAAGAGYGDTRFSPDALIRMPGKENAIIVEKETQTLSVWAGDEERVKKVFSVPCSTGEVAGPKTKAGDKKTPEGVYFLKDEYEDRYLTPVYGKKAFPSDYPNFLDLRLGKQGSAIWIHGTDKPLRPMDSNGCIALDNDNIMALAGYIQLDATPLIIVEKIGLKPAEELALERRRIDTFLKGWTQSLESGSYHDYLAHYDSTYLPDIAWWETWLRLRTAARKGGISLKVLAEQVGIYAQGKVVVVLMDMYLASGGDREYLGKRQFFIKDSPKGPVILGDLFQKKAAPYEGGSAVLVAAAGKVVRDGAADDEVLETVEQWLAAWSAKDMAEYAAFYASDFYSDGLGKKAWVRRKKQLAGRYDYIKVTGSDYKVVKKKDGYVVSFLQSYRSSGFSAKGRKKLKLVKKGGAWKIYRENWKGK; the protein is encoded by the coding sequence ATGAGATTAATCCGCATCATCGGCAGTATTGTTTTTTCCCTGCTTTTTTTATCCATGGCTGCAGGGGCCGGGTATGGCGACACCCGTTTTTCACCGGATGCCCTGATCCGCATGCCAGGGAAAGAGAACGCCATCATCGTTGAAAAAGAGACCCAGACCCTCTCTGTATGGGCGGGAGACGAAGAGCGGGTGAAAAAGGTGTTTAGCGTTCCCTGTTCCACCGGAGAGGTGGCCGGCCCCAAAACAAAGGCCGGGGACAAAAAAACCCCTGAAGGGGTATATTTCCTCAAGGATGAATATGAGGACCGATATCTGACACCGGTTTACGGTAAAAAAGCCTTTCCTTCGGACTACCCCAATTTCCTGGATCTGCGTCTTGGGAAGCAGGGATCGGCCATCTGGATCCACGGCACTGACAAACCCCTCAGGCCCATGGACTCCAACGGGTGTATTGCTCTGGATAATGATAATATCATGGCATTGGCCGGATACATTCAGCTGGACGCTACGCCCCTGATTATCGTGGAAAAGATAGGGCTTAAACCGGCGGAGGAACTGGCCCTTGAAAGGCGACGGATTGATACCTTTTTAAAAGGCTGGACCCAGTCACTTGAATCGGGAAGCTACCATGATTATCTGGCTCACTATGACAGCACCTATTTACCGGATATTGCCTGGTGGGAGACCTGGCTGAGGCTGAGAACTGCGGCCCGGAAGGGAGGTATTTCTCTTAAGGTGCTGGCGGAACAGGTCGGCATTTATGCCCAGGGCAAGGTGGTGGTGGTACTTATGGATATGTACCTGGCGTCCGGAGGGGATAGGGAATATTTAGGCAAGCGCCAGTTCTTTATCAAGGATTCCCCAAAGGGACCGGTGATTCTGGGGGATCTCTTTCAGAAAAAGGCGGCACCTTATGAAGGGGGGAGCGCCGTCCTGGTCGCTGCCGCAGGGAAGGTGGTCCGAGACGGGGCTGCGGATGATGAGGTGTTGGAAACCGTTGAGCAATGGCTGGCAGCCTGGTCGGCCAAGGATATGGCTGAATATGCCGCTTTTTATGCCAGTGATTTTTATTCGGACGGCCTGGGCAAAAAGGCCTGGGTCCGCCGGAAAAAGCAGCTTGCCGGGCGGTATGACTATATCAAGGTGACCGGGTCGGACTATAAAGTGGTTAAGAAAAAGGACGGGTATGTGGTCAGTTTTCTTCAAAGCTATAGGTCCAGCGGATTTTCCGCCAAGGGCAGAAAAAAGTTGAAACTCGTGAAAAAAGGTGGGGCATGGAAGATATATCGAGAGAACTGGAAAGGGAAATAG